From one Bos indicus x Bos taurus breed Angus x Brahman F1 hybrid chromosome 7, Bos_hybrid_MaternalHap_v2.0, whole genome shotgun sequence genomic stretch:
- the LOC113896536 gene encoding histone H2A type 3, whose protein sequence is MSGRGKQGGKARAKAKSRSSRAGLQFPVGRVHRLLRKGNYSERVGAGAPVYLAAVLEYLTAEILELAGNAARDNKKTRIIPRHLQLAIRNDEELNKLLGRVTIAQGGVLPNIQAVLLPKKTESHHKAKGK, encoded by the coding sequence ATGTCAGGCCGAGGCAAACAGGGCGGTAAGGCGCGCGCGAAAGCGAAGTCGCGCTCTTCGCGCGCGGGTTTGCAGTTTCCTGTGGGCCGAGTGCATCGGCTGCTCCGTAAAGGTAACTATTCTGAGCGTGTGGGTGCTGGCGCGCCTGTCTATCTGGCAGCCGTGTTGGAGTACCTGACGGCTGAGATCCTGGAGCTGGCGGGCAACGCGGCGCGCGACAACAAGAAGACGCGTATTATCCCACGCCATCTGCAGTTAGCCATCCGTAACGACGAAGAGCTCAACAAGCTGCTGGGTCGCGTGACCATCGCGCAGGGCGGTGTCCTGCCTAATATCCAGGCCGTGCTGCTGCCCAAGAAAACGGAGAGTCACCACAAGGCCAAGGGCAAGTGA
- the LOC113896537 gene encoding histone H2B type 3-B, giving the protein MPDPSKSAPAPKKGSKKAVTKAQKKDGKKRKRSRKESYSIYVYKVLKQVHPDTGISSKAMGIMNSFVNDIFERIASEASRLAHYNKRSTITSREVQTAVRLLLPGELAKHAVSEGTKAVTKYTSSK; this is encoded by the coding sequence ATGCCTGATCCGTCCAAATCAGCTCCCGCACCCAAGAAGGGCTCCAAAAAAGCTGTTACTAAAGCGCAGAAGAAGGATGGCAAAAAGCGTAAGCGCAGCCGCAAAGAGAGTTATTCCATCTACGTGTATAAGGTGTTGAAGCAAGTGCACCCGGACACCGGTATCTCTTCCAAGGCTATGGGCATCATGAACTCGTTCGTGAACGACATCTTCGAGCGTATCGCTAGCGAGGCCTCCCGTTTGGCGCACTACAACAAGCGTTCTACCATCACGTCCCGGGAGGTGCAGACGGCTGTGCGCCTGCTATTGCCCGGCGAGTTGGCCAAACACGCTGTCTCGGAAGGTACCAAAGCCGTCACCAAATATACCAGCTCTAAATGA